In Leifsonia sp. ZF2019, a genomic segment contains:
- a CDS encoding phage tail tube protein yields MPTGTPDSSNVRVAPTGAWYVAPLGTTGPTSASDALNAAFTNLGYLSEDGTSRTTDRSSNDIKGWQNAALVRTVVTDAAISYKFTLIETNRASVALYFGVAPGPDGSYDVDPSQTGGRQSFVFDVIDGTNVRRVWLPAAEVVELEDITFDSGDATGYGVTVKGYANATLSGKVERVFDPSLNKKSAAAPGNVFPADSNITASDSTNAAKLAGLGYVANPTTAWTTGQKISIGAFDFNWSGTAWAAGAHA; encoded by the coding sequence ATGCCCACTGGCACTCCCGATTCCAGCAACGTCCGCGTTGCCCCCACGGGCGCCTGGTACGTTGCCCCGCTGGGCACCACCGGCCCGACCTCAGCGTCAGACGCGCTGAACGCCGCATTCACGAACCTTGGCTACCTGTCGGAGGATGGCACGTCGCGGACCACAGACCGGTCGTCGAACGACATCAAGGGATGGCAGAACGCAGCCCTGGTGCGCACGGTGGTAACGGACGCGGCGATCTCGTACAAGTTCACGTTGATCGAGACGAACCGTGCCTCGGTAGCACTGTACTTCGGTGTCGCCCCGGGTCCTGACGGCAGCTACGACGTCGACCCATCCCAGACCGGCGGCCGTCAGTCTTTCGTCTTCGACGTCATCGACGGCACCAACGTGCGCCGAGTGTGGCTCCCCGCCGCAGAGGTCGTCGAGCTCGAAGACATCACCTTCGACAGCGGCGACGCGACCGGATACGGGGTCACCGTGAAGGGCTACGCGAACGCCACCCTCAGTGGCAAGGTCGAGCGCGTCTTCGACCCGAGCCTGAACAAGAAGTCTGCCGCGGCGCCGGGCAACGTGTTCCCCGCTGACTCGAACATCACCGCTTCGGACTCGACCAATGCGGCCAAGCTCGCAGGCCTCGGCTATGTCGCCAACCCGACCACCGCCTGGACCACCGGTCAGAAGATCTCGATCGGCGCGTTCGACTTCAACTGGTCGGGCACCGCATGGGCGGCCGGCGCTCACGCCTGA
- a CDS encoding tape measure protein, translated as MTEAAVAEVTIIPVSPGAQRLIVEQLGGDAAGQKVGGQVGGGLVAALGGVLKGAATATVAAAAAGIGASLAGGFARLNNIDVARAKLTGLGNSAADVDGIMKNALASVKGTAFGLGDAATVAAGAVAAGIKPGEQLESVLKSVANSAAASGSSLSEMGNIYNKVASTGKAQNDVLQQVADRGIPIYQALADQFGTTADAVFDMASQGQIGFSDFEAAMTKASGTVAQEMGKTIPGAFDNFKASLSRIGAGALGGIFPEIAPTILAITQALSPLETAAAGVGQAIGARLNPVIEAFTGFITGADGGLASLKANLAPLAALLGPLAGAFAALGAGGLTGIIAAIPGLGGLAPIATALTGPLGILAAAFAGLVAVSPQLQAAFSVIGSQLAQTFGNLLTTLGPVIGQIGSALAVMAQTIGGVLANALLTVAPFLSQLVNILGGVLVAVLPSVVTLLTQLSGIFSAFAGAIVPVIGTVLQALVPALSSLGPVIGTIVSAVVPLVSMLASALMPIFQAISPLVTALLSAITPLIPVVLQLATSLISTLVPIFTQLISILSPVISMVVNLATTLISMLAPIFQALAPVISQLITAFMPLISAILTPLIQVVAALMPVLQPILDLFIQLLTPILALIQPLLQLVSAIIPPLSAVLTFLANIIAGVLKGAFAFLIPVIQSVVQIISNVLQPVIKGITDVLGGVITFITGVFSGNWKQAWGGIVQIFTGIWNGITGIVKGVINSVIDAVNGVIGGINGVASAVKDATGGAINFTIGKIPRLADGGIVQAVPGGIMANIGEGRYPEAVIPLKPGILSELSGQPASTRDAPYMYVEKIVAPDNDPVVSGRIMGREFGRVAAGSI; from the coding sequence GTGACTGAAGCAGCCGTCGCAGAAGTAACGATCATCCCCGTTTCTCCTGGGGCACAGCGGCTTATCGTCGAACAGCTTGGCGGCGACGCGGCAGGCCAGAAGGTCGGCGGTCAGGTCGGAGGCGGTCTCGTCGCGGCCCTAGGTGGCGTCCTCAAAGGTGCCGCTACCGCAACAGTGGCAGCGGCGGCGGCGGGTATCGGTGCGTCTCTCGCCGGCGGTTTCGCCCGACTGAACAACATTGATGTCGCCCGGGCGAAGCTCACTGGCCTCGGCAACTCGGCTGCCGATGTCGACGGGATCATGAAGAACGCTCTCGCCTCAGTGAAGGGCACGGCGTTCGGTCTTGGCGACGCGGCGACCGTGGCAGCGGGCGCTGTTGCTGCCGGTATCAAGCCGGGTGAGCAGCTCGAGAGTGTCCTGAAGTCGGTCGCGAACTCGGCAGCCGCGTCGGGTTCGAGCCTGTCCGAGATGGGCAACATCTACAACAAGGTCGCCTCCACAGGTAAGGCGCAGAACGACGTTCTGCAGCAGGTCGCCGACCGGGGCATCCCGATCTACCAGGCTCTCGCAGACCAATTCGGGACGACTGCTGACGCCGTCTTCGACATGGCTTCGCAGGGTCAGATCGGGTTCTCCGATTTCGAGGCCGCCATGACGAAGGCGTCGGGCACGGTGGCACAGGAGATGGGCAAGACCATCCCGGGCGCATTCGACAACTTCAAGGCGTCCCTATCACGGATCGGCGCCGGCGCGCTCGGTGGGATCTTCCCCGAAATCGCACCGACCATCCTGGCGATCACGCAGGCGCTCAGCCCTCTCGAGACTGCGGCAGCCGGAGTGGGGCAGGCAATCGGAGCGCGCCTCAACCCTGTCATCGAAGCATTCACCGGCTTCATCACAGGTGCTGATGGTGGTCTTGCTTCGCTCAAAGCCAACCTTGCCCCGCTGGCGGCCCTCCTGGGCCCGCTCGCTGGCGCATTCGCAGCTTTGGGGGCAGGTGGCCTGACCGGGATCATTGCTGCGATCCCAGGGCTTGGTGGTCTCGCCCCGATCGCTACCGCCCTGACAGGTCCTCTCGGGATTCTGGCAGCAGCGTTCGCTGGTCTGGTCGCCGTATCACCTCAACTGCAGGCGGCGTTCAGCGTCATCGGCAGTCAGCTCGCTCAGACGTTCGGCAACCTGCTCACCACGCTCGGTCCCGTGATCGGCCAAATCGGCTCTGCACTGGCCGTGATGGCGCAAACCATCGGAGGTGTGCTCGCTAACGCACTTCTCACTGTGGCACCGTTCCTTTCCCAGCTCGTGAACATTCTGGGCGGCGTTCTGGTCGCTGTGCTCCCTTCGGTGGTGACCCTGCTCACCCAGTTGTCGGGCATCTTCTCCGCCTTCGCGGGGGCGATCGTTCCCGTCATAGGAACCGTGCTGCAGGCGTTGGTGCCGGCGTTGTCGTCCCTGGGCCCCGTTATCGGGACCATCGTCAGCGCCGTCGTTCCGCTGGTGTCGATGCTGGCCTCTGCGCTCATGCCTATCTTTCAGGCGATCTCGCCTCTTGTGACGGCGTTGCTCTCGGCCATCACCCCACTGATCCCGGTCGTGCTGCAGCTTGCGACAAGCTTGATCTCCACTCTGGTGCCGATCTTCACGCAGCTGATCTCGATCCTGTCTCCGGTGATTTCGATGGTGGTCAACCTGGCCACCACTCTGATCTCGATGCTGGCACCGATCTTCCAAGCATTGGCGCCTGTGATCAGTCAGTTGATTACCGCGTTCATGCCGCTGATCAGCGCAATCCTGACGCCACTGATTCAGGTGGTTGCGGCTCTGATGCCAGTGCTGCAACCCATCCTTGATCTGTTCATTCAACTGTTGACGCCGATCCTGGCCCTGATCCAGCCGCTGCTGCAGTTGGTGTCGGCGATCATCCCACCGTTGTCGGCTGTGCTGACGTTCCTCGCGAACATCATTGCCGGCGTCCTCAAAGGTGCATTCGCCTTCCTGATCCCCGTGATTCAGTCCGTTGTGCAGATCATCTCCAACGTGCTGCAACCGGTGATCAAGGGAATCACCGATGTCCTCGGCGGTGTGATCACATTCATAACCGGCGTGTTCTCCGGCAACTGGAAGCAGGCCTGGGGCGGCATCGTGCAGATCTTCACCGGCATATGGAACGGCATCACCGGCATTGTGAAGGGCGTCATCAACTCGGTTATTGACGCCGTGAACGGTGTGATCGGTGGCATCAACGGTGTCGCCAGTGCGGTGAAGGATGCGACAGGTGGGGCGATCAACTTCACCATCGGGAAGATCCCTCGCCTCGCTGACGGCGGCATCGTCCAGGCTGTCCCCGGCGGGATCATGGCCAACATCGGTGAAGGCCGGTACCCGGAGGCTGTTATCCCTCTGAAGCCAGGCATTCTGTCCGAGCTCAGTGGTCAGCCGGCGTCGACTCGGGATGCCCCGTACATGTACGTCGAGAAGATCGTCGCCCCGGACAATGACCCGGTTGTATCGGGTCGGATCATGGGGCGCGAGTTTGGCCGTGTGGCAGCGGGGAGCATCTGA
- a CDS encoding phage portal protein, which yields MTIDVADPNSPGAWIVKGVKKLNLRLPRLQKLAGYHDGTPPLPVPVGSGASAAFTAFQKKSCTNFGELIVGSLRERCAVREIRTAVSSDQVDDVAWQIWKDNGLDVEFSDVLENMLALSDAYMIIGQDEDGEVIITGEDPRQVVTFHNPARQSEVRAAMKVFHDADEKRDYVYLYLPGERRDDGTWTNARRWVAYRERSGPGKSISFSPSTYVWDDTRGGEDGEELNHHLVPVVRFRNRRGIGEFEPHLDILDRINHKTYNAMVIAAYQAFKQMVIQVDVEDAVDEDGNEIDSIPDNVLTTDPGSWIQLPYNSKVFQTAQADMQGIQSAIKDDIRELAAVTRRPLSMFAPDSESAAGAQANVEGLIFATEDKQIRCTAALVDVLYIAFLTRGDTERANKAKITIDWKPASRYVVTDKASAAAQATSSLAKRTIMREIWQFSPEQVAQAEAEAADEALLAEELTGGGNTA from the coding sequence GTGACCATTGACGTCGCAGACCCCAATTCTCCAGGCGCGTGGATCGTCAAGGGCGTGAAGAAGCTGAACCTGCGGCTCCCGAGGCTGCAGAAGCTCGCCGGATACCACGACGGAACACCGCCACTCCCGGTCCCGGTCGGAAGTGGCGCGTCGGCCGCGTTCACCGCGTTCCAGAAGAAGTCATGCACCAACTTCGGTGAACTCATCGTCGGTTCGCTCCGCGAACGGTGCGCTGTCCGCGAGATCCGCACGGCCGTGTCCTCTGATCAGGTTGACGACGTCGCATGGCAGATCTGGAAGGATAACGGCCTCGACGTCGAGTTCTCCGATGTGCTGGAAAACATGCTCGCGCTCTCCGACGCATACATGATCATCGGCCAGGACGAGGACGGCGAGGTCATCATCACGGGTGAGGATCCGCGCCAGGTGGTGACGTTCCACAACCCGGCGCGCCAGTCCGAGGTTCGCGCAGCAATGAAGGTGTTCCACGACGCCGACGAGAAGCGCGACTACGTCTACCTTTATCTTCCCGGCGAGCGCCGTGACGACGGCACGTGGACGAACGCCCGTCGTTGGGTGGCGTACCGGGAGCGCAGCGGACCCGGAAAGAGCATCTCCTTCAGCCCGTCCACGTACGTGTGGGACGACACGCGCGGGGGCGAGGACGGCGAGGAGCTCAACCACCATCTTGTCCCGGTGGTCCGGTTCCGGAACCGTCGCGGCATCGGCGAATTCGAGCCACACCTGGACATCCTTGACAGGATCAACCACAAGACCTACAACGCGATGGTTATCGCCGCCTACCAGGCGTTCAAGCAGATGGTCATCCAGGTCGACGTGGAAGACGCGGTCGACGAGGACGGCAACGAGATCGACTCGATCCCAGACAACGTGCTGACCACCGACCCCGGGTCGTGGATTCAGCTTCCGTACAACTCGAAGGTGTTCCAGACCGCGCAGGCTGACATGCAGGGAATTCAGTCGGCCATCAAGGACGACATTCGAGAGCTCGCCGCTGTCACACGCCGGCCGCTTTCGATGTTCGCACCTGACAGCGAGTCCGCGGCTGGCGCTCAGGCGAACGTAGAAGGGCTGATCTTCGCCACTGAGGACAAGCAGATCCGCTGCACGGCCGCTCTGGTGGACGTGCTCTACATCGCATTCCTCACCCGCGGAGACACCGAACGGGCGAACAAGGCCAAGATCACCATCGACTGGAAGCCAGCGTCCCGCTACGTGGTCACGGACAAGGCGTCCGCGGCCGCGCAGGCTACATCGTCGCTGGCGAAGCGGACGATCATGCGGGAGATCTGGCAGTTCAGCCCCGAACAGGTCGCCCAAGCTGAGGCTGAAGCGGCCGATGAGGCACTTCTGGCGGAGGAGCTGACCGGTGGCGGTAACACGGCTTGA
- a CDS encoding glycoside hydrolase family 16 protein gives MPRNLAVTVGYFPAPTLQLVDPTSDSAVQPSGLSGWSLRFSDEFNGTTLERLKWDTLYPAWNIFTSQNPGGNRTNTDNANYYNDDNATLDGSSNLLLTMAQDSTTYPGLSYKSGMVQSLKSYTTSPGCFVEARVQIPVLSNILWPAAWMSNSQTNTWPPETDYFELFGMGPGTEQNIYVTTSDKDTVHVNAPSNLTAWHTYGAWWKADGTTAFYIDGALSRTSSKVIGGSQYLILNLAARTGQSWPGSNPTMLVDYIRVWR, from the coding sequence ATGCCGCGGAATCTGGCGGTCACGGTAGGGTACTTTCCGGCACCCACCCTCCAACTGGTTGACCCCACGTCGGACTCCGCAGTCCAACCGTCCGGCTTGTCGGGGTGGTCGTTGAGGTTCTCGGATGAGTTCAACGGGACCACCCTGGAAAGGTTGAAGTGGGACACGTTGTACCCGGCGTGGAACATCTTCACGAGCCAGAACCCGGGCGGGAACCGCACCAACACGGACAACGCGAACTATTACAACGACGACAACGCCACCCTGGACGGGTCATCGAACCTGCTGTTGACGATGGCGCAGGACTCCACCACCTACCCGGGGTTGTCGTACAAGTCGGGCATGGTGCAGTCGCTGAAGTCGTACACGACATCGCCCGGTTGCTTCGTCGAGGCTCGAGTGCAGATCCCGGTGCTTTCGAACATTCTGTGGCCGGCCGCGTGGATGTCGAATAGTCAGACGAACACGTGGCCGCCGGAGACGGACTATTTCGAGCTGTTCGGAATGGGGCCAGGCACAGAGCAGAACATCTACGTAACGACGTCCGACAAGGACACCGTGCACGTGAACGCACCATCCAACCTGACCGCCTGGCACACCTACGGGGCCTGGTGGAAAGCGGACGGGACAACGGCGTTCTACATCGACGGTGCACTCTCGAGAACATCGTCGAAGGTGATCGGTGGTTCCCAGTACCTGATCCTGAACCTCGCCGCCCGAACCGGGCAATCGTGGCCCGGATCGAACCCGACAATGCTGGTGGACTACATCCGCGTGTGGAGGTGA
- a CDS encoding DUF3263 domain-containing protein — MLTPRERLLLDFEDTHPDNPAKEEQIRHTFGLSATRYYSQLHHLIGRQGAEAEHPMLVHRLRRLAVKRADKRARVS, encoded by the coding sequence ATGCTGACCCCTCGTGAACGTCTCCTCCTCGACTTCGAGGACACCCACCCTGACAACCCGGCCAAGGAAGAACAGATCCGACACACGTTCGGGTTATCCGCCACCCGGTACTACTCCCAGTTGCATCACCTGATCGGCAGGCAAGGCGCCGAAGCCGAGCACCCCATGCTCGTACACCGGCTCAGAAGACTCGCAGTAAAGCGAGCAGACAAGCGAGCCCGAGTGTCCTAG
- a CDS encoding major capsid protein translates to MALWTDVIDPATLTGYARASLADYEAQKGTLAQFLPNREVADIVVRFMQGSTGLVDIAQWRAYDAEPEIGKGQTGKRVTLELPAVGQNIPVSEYAQLRARNSSDETILQAVLNTTNRVVHAVSDSVERLRGIVLATGKATINPTNFGGKFQSDDDFGRSAGHTVTAATPWSDKTVSRLADLQSWTDTYITDNGVPPGSFLMSTRVLRALAAGNEFQTQLINGGARPATRADVNAIIEGAGLPPIVIYDRRVSVGGSATKVVPDDRLLLLPAPVATDDWEGTELGATFWGQTLTSMDPDYALEDADQPGLVVGVYRGEKPPLIAEVVSDAIALPVLANADLSFSADVL, encoded by the coding sequence ATGGCACTTTGGACTGACGTCATCGACCCGGCAACTCTGACCGGGTACGCGCGAGCCTCGCTCGCCGACTACGAAGCACAGAAGGGCACCCTCGCCCAGTTCCTGCCGAACCGTGAAGTCGCCGACATCGTTGTGCGATTCATGCAGGGTTCGACTGGCCTGGTCGACATCGCCCAGTGGCGCGCCTACGACGCTGAGCCGGAGATCGGCAAGGGACAGACCGGGAAGCGCGTCACGCTCGAGCTCCCCGCTGTCGGGCAGAACATTCCCGTCAGCGAGTACGCGCAGCTCCGCGCCCGCAACTCGTCTGACGAGACCATCCTGCAGGCCGTCCTCAACACCACAAACCGTGTGGTGCACGCGGTCTCCGACTCCGTCGAGCGCCTGCGCGGCATCGTTCTTGCGACCGGCAAGGCAACCATCAACCCGACGAACTTCGGCGGCAAGTTCCAATCCGACGACGACTTCGGTCGGTCGGCCGGACACACTGTCACCGCGGCCACACCGTGGAGCGACAAGACGGTCTCCCGTCTTGCGGACCTGCAGAGCTGGACGGACACCTACATCACGGACAACGGGGTTCCACCTGGCTCGTTCCTGATGTCCACTCGAGTTCTCCGCGCACTCGCCGCCGGCAACGAGTTCCAGACACAGCTGATCAACGGCGGTGCCCGCCCCGCGACTCGCGCGGACGTGAACGCGATCATCGAGGGCGCCGGCCTGCCCCCGATCGTCATCTACGACCGCCGCGTAAGCGTCGGAGGCTCGGCAACGAAGGTCGTCCCGGATGATCGGCTGCTGCTCCTGCCTGCACCGGTCGCCACCGACGACTGGGAGGGAACCGAGCTCGGTGCGACGTTCTGGGGTCAGACCCTCACGTCGATGGACCCCGACTATGCCCTCGAGGACGCGGACCAGCCCGGCCTCGTGGTGGGCGTGTACCGCGGCGAGAAGCCCCCGCTGATCGCCGAGGTCGTGTCCGACGCGATCGCCCTTCCCGTCCTCGCCAACGCGGACCTCAGCTTCTCCGCTGACGTCCTCTAG
- a CDS encoding CHAP domain-containing protein: protein MPDLLNRSVDDMLAAMAAQFGTRWPNPWWPKGISAYDDCAACVSFYLFGLNSLGNPFYSYVSQIQTWGRNLGVWHPGHAGVQRGDVLAFDWDGDGDPDHTEIVVSVSSGGSIVTSRGTNSNPGDDMRDRTRSAGYILSYIRPPYPGTTSAADGGATLIPQGDEVDMASITELRAQQDASNAAQTALIKEMLLRENRGRLYYCAAPPAGLPQFVIIFWDRTPGEKNVLYINDGEQQARNARDFYSQTYDTVEQAKAAAIGTTQFQTLINLALGTDSAFTNKRATK from the coding sequence ATGCCTGACCTCCTGAACCGCAGTGTCGACGACATGCTCGCAGCGATGGCGGCACAGTTCGGCACCAGGTGGCCGAACCCGTGGTGGCCGAAGGGCATCAGCGCGTACGACGACTGCGCCGCCTGCGTGAGCTTCTACCTCTTCGGCCTCAACTCCCTCGGCAACCCGTTCTACAGCTACGTCTCGCAGATCCAGACCTGGGGCCGCAACCTCGGCGTCTGGCATCCCGGCCACGCCGGAGTGCAGCGCGGCGACGTGCTCGCGTTCGACTGGGACGGCGACGGCGACCCCGACCACACCGAGATCGTCGTCTCAGTCTCGTCCGGCGGTTCGATCGTCACCTCCCGCGGCACGAACTCAAACCCGGGCGACGACATGCGCGACCGCACCCGATCCGCCGGCTACATCCTCAGCTACATCCGACCGCCCTACCCAGGCACCACCTCGGCCGCTGATGGCGGCGCAACCCTGATCCCGCAAGGAGACGAAGTCGACATGGCATCCATCACCGAGCTCCGCGCCCAGCAGGACGCATCGAACGCCGCTCAGACGGCCCTCATCAAGGAGATGCTCCTGCGAGAGAACCGCGGGCGCCTCTACTACTGCGCGGCGCCGCCGGCGGGCCTGCCGCAGTTCGTGATCATCTTCTGGGACCGCACCCCGGGCGAGAAGAACGTGCTGTACATCAACGACGGCGAGCAGCAGGCGCGAAACGCTCGTGACTTCTACTCCCAGACGTACGACACCGTCGAGCAGGCGAAGGCGGCTGCGATTGGTACTACGCAGTTCCAGACCCTGATCAACCTCGCGCTCGGTACCGACTCGGCGTTCACGAACAAGCGCGCGACGAAGTAG
- a CDS encoding tail fiber domain-containing protein, with the protein MAGGYKAPRDGTEQLTGAMADQRERLRELERPTGTSIGSLVQQVQQTLANIVAQVNTIATAWMAANAYTKAQVDSKVASPGTIAPVDVNASGNVSAANVTASGQVVSAGIVRSPGTKSNTVTVGYSAVYIDSSGNMGGNTSTRRSKTNIVPLEIDLDAFLGLQAYRFQRHTDVLEMGEGAPWQSGLMAEDVEPVAPLNVWLDEDGLVAGVRYEELVVPLLMAVQRERTLRVSLEERVAALEAQSVADGGVS; encoded by the coding sequence ATGGCTGGCGGCTATAAGGCGCCGCGGGATGGTACCGAACAGCTCACCGGCGCGATGGCCGATCAGCGAGAACGCCTCCGCGAGCTCGAGCGCCCCACGGGGACATCCATCGGTTCCTTAGTGCAGCAGGTCCAGCAGACGCTGGCGAACATCGTTGCTCAGGTGAACACGATCGCCACCGCATGGATGGCAGCGAACGCCTACACGAAGGCGCAGGTCGATTCGAAGGTCGCCAGCCCAGGCACGATCGCCCCGGTCGACGTCAACGCGTCAGGGAACGTTTCCGCCGCGAACGTGACAGCCTCCGGGCAGGTGGTTTCGGCTGGGATTGTGCGTTCTCCTGGAACGAAGTCCAACACGGTCACTGTTGGCTATTCGGCGGTCTACATCGACTCGTCGGGCAACATGGGTGGCAACACCTCAACTCGACGGTCAAAGACGAACATCGTGCCGTTGGAGATCGATCTTGATGCTTTCCTCGGCCTGCAGGCGTACAGGTTCCAGCGGCACACCGACGTGCTCGAGATGGGCGAGGGGGCGCCGTGGCAGTCGGGGCTCATGGCTGAGGATGTAGAACCAGTCGCCCCGCTGAATGTCTGGTTAGACGAGGACGGTCTCGTCGCCGGTGTCCGGTATGAGGAACTCGTGGTTCCGCTCCTGATGGCTGTACAGCGGGAACGAACGCTGAGGGTTTCGCTCGAGGAACGGGTGGCCGCGCTGGAAGCTCAGTCAGTCGCAGACGGCGGGGTTTCCTGA
- a CDS encoding head decoration protein, producing the protein MPRLSTETIGGGDLSWLGSSHGIRNARTETIDISTFTANTHYPNGYIPAGTPIAIVSGLAVPYDVTVGTTTGAGILAGFILTDQKVVGTTDFGAPVLDHGRINTAKVPYASFVKPITAKDATTCVFA; encoded by the coding sequence ATGCCTCGTCTCAGCACTGAGACCATCGGTGGCGGTGACCTGTCGTGGCTCGGCTCGTCTCACGGAATCCGCAACGCGCGGACCGAGACGATCGACATCTCGACGTTCACCGCGAACACCCACTACCCGAACGGCTACATCCCCGCCGGCACACCTATCGCGATCGTCTCGGGACTCGCTGTCCCGTATGACGTGACCGTCGGCACCACCACGGGAGCCGGCATCCTCGCCGGCTTCATCCTCACCGACCAGAAGGTCGTCGGTACGACCGACTTCGGTGCCCCTGTCCTCGATCATGGCCGCATCAACACCGCGAAGGTCCCCTACGCGTCGTTCGTGAAGCCGATCACCGCCAAAGACGCCACGACCTGCGTCTTCGCCTGA
- a CDS encoding Gp19/Gp15/Gp42 family protein, which produces MTTFATPEDVANVWQPLTTSQEALAENLIEQASNKLRLKGRRRRRDIDVLYATDPLLANAIRDAVVNAVKRVLMNPEALRQYSETTGPFTESKTLDTSISAGGLYLAPGDLIDIFPGSSGIRSFRVKTRML; this is translated from the coding sequence ATGACGACGTTCGCAACACCCGAAGATGTGGCCAATGTCTGGCAGCCCCTCACCACCTCGCAAGAGGCTCTCGCGGAGAACCTTATCGAGCAAGCCTCGAACAAGCTGCGACTGAAGGGCCGGCGCCGCCGTCGAGATATAGATGTGCTGTACGCGACGGATCCACTTTTGGCGAACGCCATCCGTGATGCGGTCGTGAACGCTGTGAAACGGGTACTCATGAACCCTGAGGCGCTGCGTCAGTACAGCGAGACAACGGGTCCTTTCACCGAATCGAAGACTTTGGATACCAGCATCTCGGCAGGCGGTCTCTACCTGGCACCGGGCGACCTGATCGACATCTTCCCCGGCTCATCAGGAATTCGCTCGTTTCGAGTCAAGACCAGGATGCTCTGA
- a CDS encoding phage tail domain-containing protein — protein sequence MTVAIDSLVLPAGPGETGTDGFVLVFLGDWDAVSESKTEIRERPQADGSFAIAMDWRKSLAFSIKGAFLGEARSDVQSAKQLLKTKIARGKSVTVLVTDIDGPMRRVASVRSVILDPDYGGNQFTFTIDLVAFDPLMYGPDQSFSTGVPVSGGGLLFPLGTTPTAYWDFGADGSSGRVSFTNTGTAPTWGTLTATGGLSGGFTATDVTTGQTVRFERVIPDGSLVQINQRTGRAWIDSPSNDVSGYLTVRDFFQVGPGETHQIQFSPLGAVTGTPQFTFTAAPANH from the coding sequence ATGACAGTTGCTATCGACAGTCTGGTGCTCCCCGCTGGCCCGGGTGAGACAGGTACAGATGGATTCGTTCTTGTGTTCCTGGGCGACTGGGATGCGGTCTCGGAATCGAAGACAGAGATCCGGGAACGACCTCAAGCGGACGGTTCATTCGCAATCGCGATGGACTGGCGAAAGTCGCTGGCGTTCTCGATCAAGGGCGCGTTTCTCGGGGAGGCCCGATCCGATGTTCAGTCGGCAAAGCAACTGTTGAAGACGAAAATCGCCCGAGGAAAGTCGGTCACCGTTCTTGTGACTGACATCGACGGTCCCATGCGGCGAGTGGCTTCCGTCCGATCGGTGATCCTGGACCCCGACTACGGCGGCAACCAGTTCACCTTCACGATCGACCTGGTTGCGTTCGATCCACTCATGTACGGGCCCGACCAGAGCTTTTCGACGGGTGTCCCGGTGTCCGGCGGCGGGTTGCTGTTCCCGCTGGGAACAACGCCTACCGCCTACTGGGACTTCGGTGCTGACGGGTCATCCGGTCGCGTGTCGTTCACGAATACAGGCACAGCGCCCACGTGGGGGACGCTGACGGCCACTGGCGGGTTGAGCGGTGGGTTCACCGCGACCGACGTCACCACCGGGCAGACGGTTCGATTCGAGCGGGTCATCCCAGACGGGTCGCTTGTGCAAATCAACCAGCGAACAGGCCGTGCGTGGATCGACTCGCCAAGCAATGACGTGTCCGGGTATCTGACAGTCAGGGACTTCTTCCAAGTCGGGCCAGGTGAAACGCACCAGATCCAGTTCTCGCCCTTGGGTGCAGTGACGGGTACCCCACAGTTCACCTTCACGGCGGCACCCGCGAACCACTAG